One Stigmatopora argus isolate UIUO_Sarg chromosome 19, RoL_Sarg_1.0, whole genome shotgun sequence genomic window, TTGCAGAGGGCAACCAGACTAATGCTGAGGATGAGGAAGATGATGAGAGAGATGATGCCCACCTCGGCAGATGAAAAGGAAGACAACATGTCAAACACTGCAATCGGAGCCATTCTGGAGGTGATCTGTGAAATAGCCAAACAGAAATGATCTACCAATTAAACGTGAAATTCTATTTCAAGATAAATTTGTCAGACATGTAAATTGTTAGAAATATTCATACGGTATATCTATCACTTACCTAATAGTGCTTGCTGCTTGATTCACTACTGTGTCACCAACTGGTGGGAGTCCTTCAGATCATGTCAAATTATTACGCACACCGGCAGGCGTTGCCTTGACGGAGGGATTCTTTTTCACTGGCATCCCGCCCGTTTTGAGGGAGGTGCTCAAAAAAGTTGACAACCAAGCCATTGTGGTTACACTTGCAGCCCTTTAACTACACCTCTTCACCTGCAGCCTACCTATATGCACATTCCAAGCACTGCTGTTAAGATGGTGTTTGAATGCTGGAATAACTTGTGAAATTTGTTATTCATAGAATATACAATATTCAATCCAACTATGTATATGCACTACACGAGAGTTACATTATTTACTCTCCGTTGCAATCAAGTTCACAGTCATGCAGTAATTTAGACGTTTATTGTAGGCAGAATAATTATCACACTCAGCTGTCTTTCAGCTATATAGCAATACTTCCAAAATGTTAGACctgtagaaaataaaaaataaaaaacagcatgTACactgtagagcaagggtgtcaaactcgggttggttcgcgggccgcaataacatcaactcgatttcatgtgggccggaccattttagatataatatttagatattttttttgaattggattataagaactggatcaaaagccctaaatattcagttttttttatagatataaaactgtttatttgaacttttttttcttaataaggcaaaacatctaataatcatttgtttttcatttcaaattgaaacatttttttaaaaattacattcaatattaaaaagtggaaaaccgaaaatatttatatatatttatttttagattttacaaaatttatttttagattttacaaaatttatttttagattttacacaatttatttttagattttacaaaatgctttttgacctaaaaacaccaaaagaaaaaaatggataaaaattgcaattattgatttaaaatggggaaaatcaggaaatataatttacatctataatcttcatttgaatttgatcctaaaacggaaagttgccactcatgatttacttacccgggccacacaaaatgatgcggcgggccagatttggcccccgggccgccactttgacacgtggctgTAGAGCGAACACATCCGTCAAggtaaaacaatttaaaatatgtatgtTGGACTTGTTTCATTAGAAAATGATCATATCGAGGCCTCTCAAAGCCTGCAAGTAGAGACTATCTTCTGGTTCTGGTTGGTTATGCTGTACTCGACCTCAATTAAAGTGGCTCTAACTCTGGAATGTAGTAAAACACATTCTTTCCATTCTACCCCTTTATTCTGAACAACTTCCTGTGATCATGTTTTTGCTTGtttacattaaaacaaaaacaaaaaatcattaATGTATGCGTGTTTTCAGGCAAGTACTGTAATAATTTGTGACaaccagcatttttttaaatatattaatttcTTGTGTCATAAAATAGAATAATGAGCCTCAAGGTTTGATTGACACACCATTGCATTGTTTTAGCTGCGCCTTAATAAATGGAGATAGTTAACAATTAAATAGATCCAAGACATGAAAATATGTATCCGTTCTTAGGTGTTGAAAACAACACAACAGGAAATGAAACCTGTTGTGATGTAGGAAAGTTAAATCGCAAAAAAACTGATGGCTTAAATGCTACCCGgaatattaatataatattttaaaacaagGTTATTGGAGGTCATGACATAAAAGTTAGGGCCAAATCATACATTGTTTTAGTCATTCTTTCATGAGACTAGCTGCTGTTACTTCCCAACAGTACAACTGCATGGTTTGCAGCAGCGGTCAcataataacattttatttatttattttttactagaTACAATGGAGTTTGGTCATGGCTTTGTCAATTGTCCAATGTATCGCAGCATTGTTTTCTGGCATGCCTCCCCATTACTGAATCTGATAGTGATAGCACAGATAGCTTGTCTGGCTATACTAAGtgtttcgcgggccgctttaacgtcaacttgatttcatgtgggccggaccattttagatatatttagatttttttattcataaatggattaaaaaccctgaatattcagtttttttctagatctaaaacaatgtttattttagctttttttttttttacaaaatgatttttgaactaaaaacacagaaaaaaatgattaaaaaattacaattattgatttaaaaggtgggaaaaaaatcaggagatttaacatacatctataccaggggtgggcaaactattccacaaaggaccgcagtgggtgcgggttttcattccaacccagaaagaagacaccttttcaccaatctgatgtcatacaattgcaatcagtggattgcggtcaggtgcttcttgttttctaaagaaatcttattggtcaacatgtctgttcctgatcggttggaacaaaaacctgcacccacagcagccctcaagaaccggtttgcccacccctgatctatactcttcattttaatttgatcctaaaacagaaagtcggcactcatgatttactttcccgggccacacaaaatgatgcggcgggccagatttggcccccgggccgccactttgacacacaaaTGAGCAAACTAGCCAGGTCATTTATTCTAATAGTTGTACGTTTTATTCCTTTGAATGATGCTgtttgctaaaaaaaagaaaatgtagggCTGTGAAAACTTTATTTCACAATTTAACACGGTGGGACAAAGGACCCTTTGTATCTTATTTTAATGAGTtagcaaatacaaaaaaatcacagcgAATAGCCATTTGTTGATAATAAAAGatctcatctaaaaaaaatagcaattattgatttaaaacggggaaaatcaggaaatataatttacatctataatcttcattttaatttgatcctaaaacagaaagtcggcacttatgatttactttcccgggccacacaaaatgatgcggcgggccagatttggccctcgggccgccactttgacacatgtgggctaCACTGATAGAAAGTCCGCTTAGTCAAGAAGTTTTAATACAATGATGCTCAAAATGATATTTTGTGAATGTCATTTTATCACATTTGGTTTGCAGTTGCAATCAGTGCGTTTAATGAACTTAACAGacacattttttaatgcaagGCGTAAATAGTCTACCCTGAGAAAAGCAAATCAAGGCCATATTTGAAAATACAACCTCATACCTACGGGCTAGATGTTCTAATTACTGACGCACTGTGCTGctgattgtatttattttctttttattttcaaacagtAACATGTACTCCATTTAcagacattcaattcaaattgagCACAATTGAGGTTCATGTGTGGCTCGTTGGGAATTTTGATAGTCCACCACTTAAATGTCGCCTTGAAATTAAAATATAGGAATTTGTGTGGAATTCACaacttttgtttaaaacaggATAGTtcgaaaaaaaatagatggatgaattattttacattttgaaacaTAGTAAAAACGTGAGCAACAAAGTTAGTGATTATTACGGCAGCAGCAGCGAAAATTCACTGAGGAAAATTGAGTATATATGTAATATGcctaatattttttgtgtgaatcAGACgtgaaatgttttgagtatttcAAATGAACCTTCACAAAGTCTGGACCTTGCTTTTGTCACTATTATAGGGAAAGACAACAACTTTTTGTCAATCCCAGCAGACAGaatcttgtttaataaattgagaaaacatttaaattaattttctaaTATGTAATAGTGGACATAATAAgatacatcaataaaagccagtaTTCTCTATGAGGTGGCCACTTAACATTAGTGGTACTTTTTTAGCCACTCAAATGTGGGTATCCCATATTACCCACCTTTCCATGTTACCTCATAAATACCCATTGTTACCTCATAAATACCCATAGTTCCAGGCCCCTGTGCACAAGTCAATaaagtgtgtatgtttgtgagtATAACTGAAATTGCAAAATGGTTGTGTCCGTGAGTGGTGCATTTTTATGTGTTGAAGCATTATTTTGTCCATTATCACTGGTCTAAGAAATTCATAATTTTCATACTTAAATACATGAAACATCTGTCTTAATTGTCTCTATTATATTGCAGATGTTTCTGTTTGTGCCTCATTGTTATTAGTGCAGTCAAAATGCAGCACAGGAACAGCACGGGGAATGATATAGCAGCACACAACAACTGGTTCTCACCAAATGTCTCCACTATGGTATCCCTCCGCCTAACATAGTCGTGGAAGAAAGCTTCAAGTTGAAATAGTGTACACAGGGACAAAAACAGGTGAAAAATCTGGTGTCCTTGGCCTAGAAAATCACACTGACCTGGAAAATAGCGTTCAGGTATGGGACAGGAGAAAAAGATTGCgctcaaaagaaaagaaatgatcTGGAGGGCGTAAAAAGGCAGTGCAGGGTCCTCCATCCAGGCCGCGGTTGACAGCCGGTGTATCACGGGACTAATGTCCAAAAGATATGCCAATGTGGCTGGGATCAGCTGACAGAGTTTACGACCCACTGGATACGGCCGCCGATATTTGCATTTTGCGAAACAGCAGCCAGCGCAGGAAAGCCATCCCAAAAAAGCAGCACCTGGCAGGAACTTTGAGCCAAAGCAGCTGTCTCTCCACGCTGGCTCGGACGTGTAGAAATAATGTCCAAGGGAACATCCGTACTGATAAACAGCCACACCCACATAGTCCATGAAAAACAAGAAGTAATGCGCGTGCTCAGAATGAGACTGAAAGAGGTGAGCTCCAGCACtgagaaataaatacataagcgaAGATACAAAAAAGAGCCACAAAGGCAGAGAGGCTAATGTTGAGGTGTACCCCACGGTACCCGTGTCAGCCCACCAGCGGTGTAGAAGTACAAAAGCTGCTAGCAAGTGAGTCCACACGTTGAGGGATTCGTTGTGTCTCTGAAAGAGGCTCAAGAGGTAACAATGCCACTTCTGATAGACAGGACGGTACCCAGAGAAGATATAAGGTTCCCGAAACAAGCTGGGGACTTGAGAGGAAACCACGGTAGGGCTGGGCAGCACCAAAGAGGGAGACAACAGGTTGGAAAGTTTGGGGAGTTGGCCGATGTGCTCTGCGTTTGGGATCAGGCTGCTGAGTCGATGTAGAAAGTCTTCTGACATTCTGGGTTGGGCTGATCAAAGATGCCAAACTAGGAAATGTGGGTCACactggaagacaaaaaaaaacacggattCAACTGTTATTTAAGTGTGTTTAGATTCTATATTTCAGATGTATGGTACCTACTCAGATCAGTATAGCTcagagcgtgaccggacgtttggtagagcggacgtttggtagaacggacgtttggtagaacggacggacgtttggtagaacggacggacgtttggtagaacggacggacgtttggtagaacggacgtttggtcgccgggttcgctcgctgtcaaattatggcagagtttactgttgatatttagatattagatatttagatattaaactcactctctctctatcgtgattataattttgagagctggtttcaacagtaacaacccggcgaccaaacgtccgttctaccaaacgtccgttctaccaaacgtccgttctaccaaacgtccgttctaccaaacgtccgttctaccaaacgtccgttctaccaaacgtccgttctaccaaacgtccgttctaccaaacgtccgttctaccaaacgtccgttctaccaaacgtccgttctaccaaacgtccgttctaccaaacgtccgttctaccaaacgtccgttctaccaaacgtccgttctaccaaacgtccgttctaccaaacgtccgttctaccaaacgtccgttctaccaaacgtccgttctaccaaacgtccggttgaccaaatgtccggtcgaccaaacgtccggtcgaccaaacgtccagggaccaaacgtctttggacgaaacgtccgagtaccctcagacatgggcaaactaaggcccgttaggctttttaatccggcccgccgacgttgtccaaattttagtaaaaatcaatgacctcattcatttccctttgccctgcaatgcCCTCGTTTCCCCAATAGATGGTGCACTAttctagacctttgttggatgtaacttggagaacaacaacacagttcccactgaaatctgagtttctctactgtgttaaaaatagcaacttgaaCATGTACGCAAagcagcagtacagtagcttaattaacatgccgctcatcactctcaatttaaaaactgctttctttcgttgaataatatgttcttaatgttgaaagtaaatttgaaaataaattttcaccttcaattgtgtcttttttcttacatttcaatctgTTCTGTGGTCAAGGGTAAAGAATAGTTATTGGACTTTGACATTTTGGCTtgaaaattctgaaaaaaagGCCTTTCTGATTTTCTGCTACAAATTAATCAGTGCCAGATAAATTCCCAAAGGCTTGATTAGCCGAGTTTATAGATTAATGGTAAAGTTTGATTACATAATTTATTGGGTATTTACAATATCTTGCAATATTAATCAGTGCCAGATAAACTCCCAAAGGCTTGATTATCCGAGTTTATAGATTAATGGTAAAGTTTGATTACATAATTTATTCGGTATTTACAATATCTTGCATATTATTCATACATTGTATATATTCCACAGGGCGAATATGCACTAATGTTTCCTTTTTCTCAGGAATTGAAGCTTTTCATCTGGCTCTTACTATAAACCAAAAGGACATATTTACATAAAGgcaataaatcataaatatatCTTCCCTTCCTTGTATCCTCATAAGGATAACAGatgtgttggagcctatcccagataattagcaggtggggtacaccctgattTATTTGCAAGCCAATCTTAATTCATGTAAATAAAAAGAGTAAATAGTATTAAATGGTGGCATGGTGCACAGTGAGACATTTACTCAACTATTAGTATATAAAACAGGCAAGGATATAAATTTGCTTGTCATTCTTTTGAACGAATGTTTGATTATATCAAATCCTGCATGTCATGTGattcacaactttttttttcctcaaagaaataaaaatgttaaaacagaAGTGTTATAGGGATCCCCGGAGAAAAGAAAGGCTAAATTACATTGAAACTGACAATGTTTGTGAGACTCACTTTGTTGATGGTGAGTTCTAGtgactatttattcatttagggaataataataataataataataataataataataataataataataatgagcgtATTATACAATCAAGTTTCAGCACGTTCTTTGCAGAAGAGTTTAGCCCAAAGTTCTTTGAAATCAAATCATTCTAGGCCTTGAAAGTTTTGAAATTGTCCAATTTTCTAAAGCCTTTCTGTTAAATGTCAAGCAGATTTGAGGCCAAAAGAGGGGTGAATCAGACCAACATTTTTCATCATGCCAGATTTCATATGAGATTTGAATTGCTTAAATTTTGATGCAAAAGCATATTTTAAGGTTATCTGCAAATCTCATTTATCCGCAATTTTGCGCTCTCTTTACTGCCTTCTATAATGTGTCCTTTATTGCCATTCAAGCAACTGTGCATGCGCTAAAAATATTTGAGTATAGATTCTCCTGTTTGGTCTCTATTAAGAATAGATGACAATAACTTATACCTGTGCTGATATTAGCTTGGTTTTGGCATTATTATACTCCACCACCTCCAGTTGGCTAAAGCAGTCAATTTTCCTGCTGCCTtcctgcaagaaaaaaataggtgaCACATTTATCCACTTTCATTGTTCAATTTGTTGACATTCCAACTGATACGGTCAATGAAACTtggtttttttgctgttttcggTGGTAttatttgaaagtggaaaaatcaGAAAGTTCTGACCATAAAACCTGATAAAGGAAGTGCACGGACGTAATCCTCAATCTAAACATCCCTCATTTGGTTGCTTCTGTGGTTATTAACTCAAGCCTGACGAAATTTTACCCAAGATTTGTTTTGTTCCACAAATAATTTCTTCATGGGATTTAAAGAGCAATGGAAAGTTGGCCAGTGAGTGAGTCTGTACCATGTGGCATTCCTTAAACCACATAAACAACAATTGTCCGACAATAAAcgcgcttcactctgctgacctcacttggactacttatttattgatgtatttatCCGTCTGctcttatttgtgcactatgtggtgaaagctttaaatctcatctacttgatgacaataaaagcattcaattcaattgaataaaCCAGAAACAGTAGCAATCTCAAGTTGGGAGGATCACAGTAGCATTGACAAATGCAGGAATTAAAATATGCTGTCAAACCTGAACATGAGCATCACATACTTGGTAAACTCTACTACTGCTAGTAGGTAAAtctagtaatccctcgaatattgcggttaaagtagaccagacatggccatgataaatgaaaaaccgaagtaggatcacccctattataactaacttttttttacccttcaGTGCTGAATacaagtagcaagcggaagacagaggaGTGGCTTCTGCCTGTGTGATTTtcacagaatattttttttaagttcatacaaatatgaaattaaaaaaaaaaaacttcagtgctgagttctttGTCTTCCGCCAGtttcctagtagcaagtggaagacaggggagtggtttctgcttgcgagtttcagcgtggattttcacatttatatgatatgaactaaaaaaaaaaatcccccagaaaaaaatccgcgatgtagtgaagccacgagattcgagggattactgtagtcagAGCAGACCCACACATTCTCAGCTATTCAAACAAGGTTTTTACAAACATTAGTTATTACCCTATAATTTATGGAATTTAATTGCCTGGTGACAAATGGGAGTGACAGAAAATCTATCCAATATGGACTAAAGCTATGcaggtaaattaaaaaatgactgagaAACATTTTTGTGACAAACTAAATGGTCTGAGCTCACCTGTGCTTTTCAATGGAACGCGATTTTGTCCTCCTAGAGATGCAGAAAAGAGGCAAGACAAGTTAAAAGTACACTTGCTTGCCTCATACAGAAGCTTCGCAGTTTAAAATTCACATGTGGAGGTTTTATTTGTGACACCAGTGAAGGAAAAGGGCTAACAAGTTAAGAACACAGCTGACCTAGAAGTTAGTGGGCGGTGTTGAAGTGGACAGAAACGCCCCGAAATTTATGTTTTGAGTTCTGGCATTGTCAAATTATACGCTTACTTTTAATATATGCAGCCATCTACAGAAGGTTATTGTCTTGTACAATGCATTTTCAGACattgatgtgtttaatatgtTTACTCATGTGTTACTCATACCGATTTTTTAAGACAATAAAAAGAGTGGATGACGTCACTGCGCAAGTGTGGTTCTTgaacttttttcattaattACAGCATGAAAACTTGTTTAAATAATAGAAGAGATGCCCATTtaagttttattattattctttttaaatagaCGTTGCATAAAAATATGTAGGTTGCCATCTTGTGGACAGTCCTTTCGCTTCCTGGTTTACTTTCGCGGGAGTTCTTCGAGGGGCTGGGCCATGTGGAGATACACTAGTTCTTATTGGATCGATGACATGATCACGTGCGCAACGTAAACCCGGTTCCACCAATCACGCGTCACGTTTCTATTACGCTGGGATGCCGTGGCGCGAAAAGTCTTCATTGTCACGACAGACACAGTGGGCACCGCATTCGCTCATATTCGCgtaacatttattatttttatccccAAAAAGTGTCCCCGTATTGTTAGATGATGGCGAACGATTTTGTAGATCAGAGTTTGATGAGGGAGGCAAAAAGGGATTATATGGACTTCCTAGATGATGATGTAAGTTTCTGTTTGTATTGTCTCCATCGAATGAACACGCTGTTACTATTTGACCCGTATAAATGTATTGGATCTTTTTAATGTGTATTCTCTCCTTTTCAGCAAGATCAAGGCGTTTACCAGAGCAAAATTCGTGACATGATCAGCGAGAATAAGTCTCGTCTCATCGTCAACATAAACGATTTGAGGAGACGCAATGACTCACGGGCCGCAAAGTGAGTTATTTCTAAGTGTACTCTGGGTAAAATGACCTAAATATGATTAAATCTGACCAAAGGCGACCTTAAAActtatacttacaaaaaatcctGTATTTTAACCTAAATATGTTGACGTTTACTGAGCCCTtcaccatatttttttatacatcctATTAAATCAactaacatttatttatttattttactcatAGCATTTTATCACCTAACCTGAAACTTAGGGTCATGCATTGTAGTGCAAATATTCACAATTTCACAATACTACTGATAAATTCCTAAACAACTCATTTATACATTGGCAAAAACTGGACTTGAGTGTTCAGCAAAGGAAATCTGAAAAGTATATACTAATAGTGATAATAatatcgggaaaaaaaaacgcaaatgtACTAATTGTGCGTGTGACTAAATACTTAAATTAAGTCAAATATTAGTGGCAATGCCCATTTAGGGGCAGTTTGGAGCTTTTTAAAGAAGTGAGGAACATTCATAAATCTAATGAAATACTTGACATAAAAGAATTTAAGCAATTTTAGTGTTTAGGTATAAAGGAAAGCCTTCTAAGCTTTCGCTAAATACTCTTCAATATATGCGCTTTAAGTGAAAACACTAAGTGTACACACCGAAAAACCACAAAAGTAATCTAAATTCACTTAAATTCTCCCTAAACATATGAATTCTGCAACTACTGTAATACTTGAATTACCACTATACTCTTAAATAtgattggaattaaaaaaacaactgtactTTGATTAATAGTGTATTGCACATAAAGCAAAATAGTACTGTACTCAAAAACTTCCCTGTAATGGTTCTTAAAAATTGAAGAAATGTGAACATTACACAGTTCGTAGATTTAAGTGGGGTTTTTATTTTCGTAATACCGCAATTTGAGAATCAGTCTTCGTcaacattcaattcatttacatGTCATACCCCCATGTTGATGAAATTGAAGTGTCCCAAtacttatacagacgctcccctacttacgaacgagttaggttccgagcgattgttcataagttgaatttgttcgtaagttgctcagtgctatattttgtattataatttatgtttaaggcctatatatgtatattgaaggtttatataagcgcatttgtatgtttaaggcttgtatgagtaacacacattggtttgtactgaaaaaaaaatttaataacatggagagaatacatacagtactgtatacatacattagagagagagagatttactagaaactggccgaaaagaagctatctaatgacgattgcagttttctttttttcatcataaatgatgcggtagcactgtatggcatcattcaattgatttgcaaactttgtgcaatgttcaatatttgggtcctgctgctcgatctatatgtttataaatggtactgacggtcgaacgattcaagttgtattcacgtgcaacgctcaccactttctcacgcgcatcaagcttcgttattattgccactcatttcaaatgaaatggcttgcctcttccttgcacctccctcaatagaagcctttcgcttttcaccaaccatattgaataatggatgcacaagatatttaatgataaaaatgaaaaaggttctttgcgcactggagacatgttcacgcacttccgcattgcaacgaactgggcagaggaaggtggatgttgggtgagctgagctctcacagcgccaggcgtcggtattagcggcggaaagaagcactactcggaaaaaggcgcgcaatacaaaatcgaacttacgaacatttttcgacataaacggaatttgcagacatgttcatatgtaccgttgttcgtaactagaatgttcgtaagtaggggagcgtctgtatgctgGCATAGTAGAGCTGTCCTTATTTTATGTTAAAGCTACGGTATCTGTTTTCCAGGTTAATGAACAATGCTTTTGAAGAGCTAATGGCCTTCCAGCTGGCCTTAATGGACCTGGTCGCATCTGTTGACGCCACCTACGCCAAACAGCATGAGGAGTTTAACATCGGCTTGGAGGGAAGCTTCGGCTCCAAGCACGTCACCCCCAGGACGTTGACATCAAGGCTGCTGGGTAGCATGGTTTGCGTTGAGGGCATCATCACCAAGTGTGAGTTACTTTGTAAGATCCCTGTCAGGTCTTAAACATAACACACTATTTTATTTATACTCATTTGCTGTCCTTTAGGTTCTCTTGTGCGCCCCAAAGTGGTGCGCAGTGTCCACTACTGCCCTGCCACCAACAAAACCATGGAGAGAAAGTATACAGATTTGACCTCCTTGGATGGGTTTCCCTCCAGTGTCATATATCCCACCAAGGTAACCAAAGACATACAAGGTTTTATCATGAATCTTAACATGTGCACTTACGGATCATTACAGtagtccctcgaatatcgcggcttcactacattgtggatttttttctgggggagttttttttttttaaatttataaaaatttaaaaatccacactgaaactcacaa contains:
- the paqr8 gene encoding membrane progestin receptor beta, translated to MSEDFLHRLSSLIPNAEHIGQLPKLSNLLSPSLVLPSPTVVSSQVPSLFREPYIFSGYRPVYQKWHCYLLSLFQRHNESLNVWTHLLAAFVLLHRWWADTGTVGYTSTLASLPLWLFFVSSLMYLFLSAGAHLFQSHSEHAHYFLFFMDYVGVAVYQYGCSLGHYFYTSEPAWRDSCFGSKFLPGAAFLGWLSCAGCCFAKCKYRRPYPVGRKLCQLIPATLAYLLDISPVIHRLSTAAWMEDPALPFYALQIISFLLSAIFFSCPIPERYFPGQCDFLGQGHQIFHLFLSLCTLFQLEAFFHDYVRRRDTIVETFGENQLLCAAISFPVLFLCCILTALITMRHKQKHLQYNRDN